A region from the Parasphingopyxis sp. CP4 genome encodes:
- the ccoG gene encoding cytochrome c oxidase accessory protein CcoG — MSAADSAAPDGPPKPQLYEKRKGVYPKAVTGNFRRLKWVIMLATLAIYYLTPWIRWDRGPYAPDQAVLVDLAGRRFYMFGIEIWPHEFYYVAGLLIMAGIGLFIVTSSVGRAWCGYACPQTVWTDLFQHVERWVDGDRNAQIRLEKSPWTAKKVAKRSTKWTIWLLIAMATGGAWIFYFADAPTLFWQFFTGEAPFVAYATVGVLTFTTFTLGGFMREQVCIYMCPWPRIQTAMMDEKSLTVTYKDWRGEPRSRGMKRAKEQPGVFGDCIDCNQCVAVCPTGIDIREGPQIGCITCALCIDACDDIMDQVGRPRGLIDYATLESAETEQAGEPTPPLKRSVFRPRTMIYFALWAGIGLAMLFAVGTRDRLTINAIQDRNPTFVQLSDGHVRNSFDVRVRNMENRPREMTLGLEGLEGAVMWSGSGNRDQALRSFTISVPPDQLLNTRVFVAAPFEGEASEDFAFTVSAGEGDDAESAIEAARFTRPGGE; from the coding sequence ATGAGCGCGGCTGATTCCGCCGCGCCGGATGGGCCGCCCAAACCGCAACTCTATGAGAAGCGCAAGGGTGTCTATCCGAAGGCGGTAACCGGAAACTTCCGGCGTCTGAAATGGGTGATCATGCTGGCCACCCTGGCGATCTATTATCTCACGCCCTGGATTCGCTGGGATCGTGGACCTTATGCGCCGGACCAGGCCGTTCTCGTCGATCTGGCCGGACGCCGTTTCTACATGTTCGGGATCGAGATCTGGCCGCACGAATTCTATTATGTGGCCGGGTTGTTGATCATGGCGGGCATTGGCCTGTTCATTGTGACGTCCTCGGTCGGCCGCGCCTGGTGCGGCTATGCCTGTCCGCAAACTGTATGGACGGATCTGTTTCAGCATGTCGAACGCTGGGTGGATGGCGATCGCAATGCGCAGATACGGCTGGAAAAATCACCTTGGACCGCCAAGAAGGTCGCGAAACGCAGCACCAAATGGACCATCTGGCTGCTAATCGCGATGGCAACGGGCGGCGCCTGGATATTCTACTTTGCCGATGCACCGACTTTGTTCTGGCAGTTTTTCACCGGCGAAGCGCCCTTTGTCGCCTATGCGACGGTTGGCGTGCTGACCTTTACCACCTTCACGCTGGGCGGTTTCATGCGTGAACAAGTGTGCATTTATATGTGCCCCTGGCCGCGGATCCAGACAGCAATGATGGACGAAAAATCGCTGACGGTGACCTATAAGGATTGGCGCGGCGAGCCGCGCAGCCGTGGTATGAAACGGGCCAAGGAGCAGCCCGGTGTGTTCGGCGACTGTATCGATTGCAACCAGTGCGTAGCTGTTTGTCCGACGGGCATCGATATTCGCGAAGGACCGCAGATTGGGTGCATCACCTGCGCACTGTGCATCGATGCCTGCGATGACATCATGGACCAGGTTGGCAGGCCGCGCGGGCTGATTGATTATGCAACGCTGGAGAGCGCCGAGACTGAGCAAGCTGGCGAGCCGACACCGCCGCTCAAACGATCAGTCTTCCGCCCTCGGACGATGATTTACTTCGCGCTCTGGGCCGGGATCGGTCTCGCAATGCTGTTTGCTGTCGGCACGCGAGACCGGCTCACAATCAATGCGATACAGGACCGCAACCCGACTTTTGTCCAGTTGAGCGACGGACATGTGCGCAACAGCTTCGATGTCCGCGTGCGCAATATGGAAAATCGGCCAAGGGAAATGACGCTCGGTCTGGAAGGATTGGAGGGCGCTGTAATGTGGTCGGGTTCTGGCAATCGGGACCAAGCACTGCGGTCGTTCACGATATCAGTGCCACCGGATCAATTGCTCAACACTCGCGTCTTTGTGGCCGCGCCTTTCGAAGGCGAGGCTTCGGAAGATTTCGCATTCACGGTCAGCGCGGGCGAGGGTGATGACGCGGAATCTGCAATTGAAGCGGCGCGGTTCACCCGCCCGGGAGGCGAATAA
- a CDS encoding Crp/Fnr family transcriptional regulator — protein MSSCDTCLVRNRAICAVLDPNELGQLNRIGRRKNVRRGETVIWEGDDAPIVANVIDGMLKLTTATGDGRELIVGITFPSDFIGRPFGASSTNSVTALTDAQLCVFTRSSFDSFAKDHPDLEHELLERTLGELDRAREWMLLLGRKSAAERVASFLLEMSKRLAGRACEGPVGPADEFELPLSRQQTADILGLTIETVSRQLGRLREAGIIVTPDRRTIGILNRAALEAEAERE, from the coding sequence ATGTCGAGTTGTGATACATGTCTGGTGCGCAATCGCGCCATCTGTGCGGTCCTTGACCCGAACGAGCTGGGCCAGCTGAACCGCATTGGTCGGCGCAAAAATGTTCGGCGAGGCGAGACAGTGATCTGGGAAGGCGATGATGCGCCGATCGTGGCCAATGTCATTGACGGAATGTTGAAACTTACAACGGCGACGGGCGATGGCCGCGAACTGATCGTCGGCATCACATTTCCATCCGATTTTATCGGGCGACCGTTCGGAGCAAGCAGCACCAATTCGGTCACGGCATTGACCGACGCGCAGCTTTGCGTTTTTACGCGTTCGAGTTTCGATAGTTTCGCCAAGGATCACCCGGATCTGGAACATGAATTGCTCGAACGCACGCTCGGTGAACTGGATCGTGCGCGCGAGTGGATGTTGTTACTTGGACGCAAGAGTGCCGCGGAACGCGTGGCGTCTTTCCTGCTCGAAATGTCAAAAAGGCTGGCTGGACGCGCTTGCGAAGGTCCAGTTGGTCCGGCCGATGAGTTTGAACTTCCGCTCTCTCGGCAGCAGACTGCAGATATTCTTGGCCTGACAATCGAGACGGTCAGCCGTCAGCTTGGTCGGCTCCGCGAAGCTGGGATCATCGTGACCCCGGATCGTCGTACGATCGGTATCCTCAACCGCGCGGCGCTAGAGGCTGAAGCGGAGCGCGAATAG
- a CDS encoding cbb3-type cytochrome c oxidase subunit 3 has product MTYESMRQFADSWGLLFMVILWVSFALWVFRPGAKKYHEDAANMIFDEGENDGRDE; this is encoded by the coding sequence ATGACCTACGAATCCATGCGCCAATTTGCCGACAGTTGGGGCCTGCTCTTCATGGTCATCCTGTGGGTCAGCTTTGCCCTTTGGGTGTTTCGGCCGGGCGCCAAGAAATATCACGAAGATGCCGCGAACATGATTTTCGATGAAGGTGAGAATGATGGCCGAGACGAATAA
- the ccoO gene encoding cytochrome-c oxidase, cbb3-type subunit II, which translates to MASRFLDHTKIERNVTLLSVLALVTVAIGGIVEIAPLFYIDSTVEEVEGVRPYTPLELAGRNIYIREGCYTCHSQMVRPFRDEVERYGHYSLAAESMYDHPFQWGSKRTGPDLARVGGRYSDEWHVQHLIDPRSVVPESIMPPYAFLADREIDFEHIDGDLQTLRTLGVPYDDAMIENAAADFAIQVDIFSDPSGIRERYGDVQIRDFDGDPSRITEMDALVAYLQMLGTLVDFESAQALEESR; encoded by the coding sequence ATGGCATCCCGATTTCTCGACCATACGAAGATTGAGCGAAATGTAACGCTGTTATCCGTGCTGGCCCTCGTCACGGTGGCGATTGGCGGTATCGTGGAGATTGCACCGCTCTTCTATATCGACTCGACTGTTGAAGAAGTGGAAGGCGTGCGGCCGTACACGCCGCTCGAACTCGCCGGTCGCAACATCTATATCCGGGAGGGCTGCTACACCTGTCACAGTCAGATGGTCCGTCCGTTCCGCGACGAGGTGGAGCGCTACGGCCATTACAGCCTGGCTGCGGAAAGCATGTATGATCACCCATTCCAATGGGGATCCAAGCGGACCGGCCCTGATCTGGCGCGGGTTGGAGGGCGTTATTCCGATGAATGGCATGTCCAGCATCTGATCGACCCACGGTCCGTGGTGCCGGAATCGATCATGCCGCCGTATGCCTTCCTGGCTGACCGCGAGATTGACTTCGAACATATTGACGGTGATCTGCAAACATTGCGCACCTTGGGCGTGCCCTATGATGATGCGATGATCGAAAATGCCGCAGCGGACTTTGCGATCCAGGTCGATATTTTCAGCGATCCGAGTGGTATCCGCGAACGCTATGGCGATGTGCAAATCCGCGATTTTGACGGTGATCCATCGCGCATTACCGAGATGGATGCGCTGGTCGCCTATCTCCAGATGCTTGGCACTTTGGTCGACTTTGAATCGGCGCAGGCATTGGAGGAGTCCCGATGA
- the hemN gene encoding oxygen-independent coproporphyrinogen III oxidase yields MWPYYPELIGKPVPRYTSYPTAAEFGSVDSYFHEAGFDSLSPNAPISLYVHIPFCEKICWYCGCNTGAANRAHRLTSYLDALHAEIETAVDRLGKQHSVTQIAFGGGSPNALDPIDFVRLLDHLLIAFTAFDARLSIELDPRSMCDGWEALIGRAGITHASLGVQTFDPDLQARIGRVQPVESIKQAVAHLRRAGIQSLNFDLMYGLPGQSCDALVSSIEQTITLSPDRIALFGYAHLPNVIKRQCQIDDSDMPDGATRFEMAAIGFERLTGAGYVPIGFDHFARPGDSLAQACESGQMRRNFQGFTDDPCETLIGLGASAISNFPDRIVQNAKNSGQYRIMASAGMLSGERGVLRTAEDNARGRVIESLLCGGQANLSEIDVPTAMVTRLEQLSKLGLIELGASDIAIASEGLPYSRAIAALFDGYRASSEERFSSAV; encoded by the coding sequence ATGTGGCCTTATTACCCTGAACTGATCGGTAAACCGGTCCCGCGCTACACCAGCTATCCGACAGCGGCGGAGTTTGGCTCCGTGGACAGCTATTTCCACGAAGCTGGTTTTGACAGCCTGTCGCCAAATGCGCCGATATCATTGTACGTCCACATTCCCTTCTGCGAGAAGATTTGCTGGTATTGCGGGTGCAATACCGGGGCTGCCAATCGCGCCCATCGCCTGACAAGTTATCTCGATGCCTTGCACGCAGAGATTGAAACAGCCGTCGACCGCCTCGGAAAACAGCACTCCGTTACCCAGATTGCCTTTGGGGGCGGTAGCCCCAATGCTCTCGACCCGATCGATTTCGTGCGGTTGCTGGATCATCTGCTGATTGCATTCACGGCATTTGACGCCCGGCTATCGATCGAGCTCGATCCGCGGAGCATGTGTGATGGATGGGAGGCGTTGATCGGCAGGGCCGGAATCACGCATGCGAGCCTCGGCGTCCAGACCTTCGATCCGGACTTGCAGGCGCGGATCGGGCGGGTGCAACCTGTCGAGAGCATCAAACAGGCCGTCGCACATCTCCGCCGTGCCGGAATTCAATCGCTGAATTTCGATCTAATGTACGGCCTGCCAGGGCAAAGCTGCGATGCCTTGGTCAGTTCGATTGAGCAGACGATCACCCTTAGTCCTGATCGAATTGCCCTGTTCGGCTATGCCCATCTTCCCAATGTGATCAAGCGACAGTGCCAGATCGACGATAGCGATATGCCGGATGGCGCAACCCGTTTCGAGATGGCTGCGATCGGTTTTGAACGGCTAACGGGTGCCGGCTATGTGCCAATCGGTTTTGATCATTTCGCGCGACCGGGAGATAGCCTCGCCCAGGCGTGTGAATCCGGCCAGATGCGCCGCAATTTCCAGGGCTTTACCGACGATCCGTGCGAAACATTGATCGGTCTTGGCGCCAGTGCAATCAGCAATTTTCCTGATCGCATCGTTCAGAATGCGAAAAATAGCGGGCAGTATCGCATAATGGCGAGCGCCGGCATGTTGAGCGGTGAACGTGGTGTGCTGCGGACTGCTGAGGACAATGCTCGCGGACGCGTAATTGAATCCCTGTTATGTGGTGGCCAGGCCAATCTCTCAGAGATTGACGTACCGACAGCTATGGTGACTCGCCTGGAACAACTTTCGAAACTCGGCTTGATCGAGTTAGGCGCGAGCGACATTGCGATTGCATCCGAAGGATTGCCATATAGCCGGGCGATAGCGGCCTTGTTTGACGGATATCGCGCCAGTTCTGAAGAGCGCTTCAGCAGCGCCGTATAA
- the ccoN gene encoding cytochrome-c oxidase, cbb3-type subunit I codes for METLTMKVGGMLIVAFLAFVAAASAVDSGFAIHMWIVVAAALVATFVMANKADFAALARAGAPKPDQSRYDDDPVRWGVIATIFWGMAGFLAGLYIALQLAFPVLNLNFEYTTFGRLRPLHTSAVIFAFGGNALIATSFYIVQRTCRARLAFPGLARFVFWGYQLFIVLAATGYLLGITQSKEYAEPEWYVDLWLTIVWVAYAVVFIGTIVKRKEPHIYVANWFFLAFILTIAMLHIVNNLAIPVSLLGSKSYTAFAGVQDALTQWWYGHNAVGFFLTAGFLAMMYYFVPKQAERPVYSYRLSIIHFWSLIFLYIWAGPHHLHYTALPDWAQTLGMVFSVMLWMPSWGGMINGLMTLNGAWDKIRTDPIIRMMVMALAFYGMSTFEGPMMSIRAVNSLSHYTDWTIGHVHSGALGWNGMITFAAIYYLVPRLWARERLYSLRMVNWHFWLATVGIVLYAASMWVAGIMQGLMWREYGADGYLVYAFSEVTSAMHPMYLIRAAGGGLYLAGAVVMVYNVWLTIAGKTRTEKPMTDTPHDPEKDRPIVTSQTVPAE; via the coding sequence ATGGAAACTCTTACAATGAAGGTCGGCGGCATGCTGATCGTCGCATTTTTGGCCTTTGTGGCGGCCGCCTCGGCTGTCGATTCAGGTTTCGCGATTCATATGTGGATCGTCGTCGCAGCAGCGCTCGTCGCTACGTTCGTCATGGCGAACAAGGCGGATTTCGCCGCGCTCGCGCGCGCTGGAGCGCCGAAGCCTGATCAGTCACGCTATGATGACGATCCCGTTCGCTGGGGCGTCATTGCGACGATATTCTGGGGCATGGCGGGCTTTCTCGCGGGCCTGTATATTGCGCTCCAGCTTGCCTTTCCGGTTCTCAACCTCAATTTTGAATATACGACATTTGGTCGGCTAAGGCCGCTTCACACTTCTGCCGTGATTTTTGCCTTTGGCGGCAATGCGCTGATCGCGACGAGCTTCTACATCGTTCAGCGTACCTGCCGCGCGCGTCTGGCTTTCCCGGGTCTCGCTCGCTTTGTTTTCTGGGGCTACCAGCTTTTCATCGTGCTCGCCGCCACTGGCTATCTGCTCGGTATCACGCAGAGCAAGGAATATGCCGAGCCGGAATGGTATGTCGATCTGTGGCTAACGATAGTCTGGGTTGCCTATGCAGTGGTGTTCATCGGCACGATTGTAAAGCGCAAGGAGCCGCATATCTATGTGGCCAACTGGTTCTTTCTCGCCTTCATTCTAACGATTGCGATGCTGCACATCGTCAACAATCTGGCGATCCCGGTGAGCCTGCTTGGTTCGAAAAGCTACACGGCCTTTGCCGGTGTCCAGGATGCGCTCACCCAATGGTGGTACGGCCACAACGCGGTTGGCTTTTTCCTGACCGCCGGCTTCCTCGCCATGATGTATTATTTCGTGCCGAAACAGGCTGAACGCCCGGTCTATAGCTATCGGCTTTCGATTATCCATTTCTGGTCGCTGATCTTCCTCTATATCTGGGCTGGTCCGCATCACCTTCATTACACGGCTCTTCCCGATTGGGCGCAGACGCTGGGTATGGTGTTCTCGGTGATGCTGTGGATGCCGAGCTGGGGCGGCATGATTAACGGCCTGATGACGCTCAACGGCGCCTGGGACAAGATCCGGACCGACCCGATCATCCGCATGATGGTCATGGCGCTCGCCTTTTACGGGATGAGCACCTTCGAAGGTCCGATGATGTCGATCCGCGCGGTTAACTCGCTGTCGCACTATACCGATTGGACGATCGGCCATGTGCACTCCGGCGCGCTTGGCTGGAACGGCATGATCACCTTTGCCGCGATTTACTATCTGGTTCCGCGCCTCTGGGCTCGGGAGCGGTTGTACAGTTTGCGAATGGTGAACTGGCACTTCTGGCTCGCGACAGTCGGTATCGTGCTCTACGCCGCGTCAATGTGGGTCGCCGGCATCATGCAGGGCCTGATGTGGCGCGAATATGGGGCTGATGGCTATCTGGTCTACGCGTTTTCGGAAGTCACCAGCGCCATGCATCCCATGTATCTGATCCGCGCGGCTGGCGGTGGCCTCTACCTCGCTGGTGCGGTCGTGATGGTCTATAATGTCTGGCTGACGATTGCCGGCAAGACCCGCACCGAAAAGCCGATGACAGATACGCCGCACGATCCGGAAAAGGATCGTCCGATCGTTACCTCTCAAACCGTTCCAGCCGAATAA
- the ccoP gene encoding cytochrome-c oxidase, cbb3-type subunit III translates to MMAETNNEDGNRVDEPTGTEFVGHEWDGIEELDTPLPRWWSIIFWATVVWGLAYTVAYPAWPLINGATEGVLGYSSRADVAADIAAVEAERAPLREAIGAIDINDLPADEQLMQTAIQGGRSAYVVHCVQCHGSGAAGSTGYPNLNDDDWLWSGDMEGIEYTLIHGIRNPDHLETRISQMPAFGTDGILDDRQISDVVSYVRTFSGAEEESAASARGAQLYTANCTVCHGPNGEGDRTQGAPNLRDAIWLYGSDREAITDSVANSRFGVMPRWGHRLDPVTIRMLTAYVWSRGGGEVAQVETEAEGEDAADPAGEEIAQVESDERG, encoded by the coding sequence ATGATGGCCGAGACGAATAACGAAGACGGCAACCGCGTCGACGAACCGACTGGCACCGAATTTGTCGGGCATGAATGGGACGGTATCGAAGAGCTCGATACACCGTTGCCGCGCTGGTGGTCGATCATCTTCTGGGCAACCGTTGTGTGGGGTCTTGCATACACCGTCGCCTATCCGGCCTGGCCGTTGATTAACGGTGCCACGGAAGGCGTGCTTGGCTATTCGAGCCGCGCGGATGTGGCGGCCGATATAGCCGCTGTCGAGGCCGAACGTGCACCGCTGCGTGAAGCGATAGGGGCGATCGACATTAATGATCTGCCCGCCGATGAGCAGCTCATGCAAACGGCAATCCAGGGTGGTCGATCTGCCTATGTGGTTCATTGCGTGCAGTGTCATGGCTCGGGCGCTGCCGGCAGCACTGGCTATCCCAATCTCAATGATGATGACTGGCTCTGGTCGGGCGATATGGAAGGTATCGAATATACGCTGATCCATGGCATCCGGAATCCGGATCACCTCGAAACCCGCATCTCGCAGATGCCTGCCTTTGGTACGGACGGCATCCTCGACGATCGCCAGATCAGCGATGTCGTATCTTATGTGCGCACCTTCAGCGGTGCCGAAGAGGAAAGCGCCGCATCGGCGCGCGGTGCCCAGCTTTACACTGCCAACTGCACGGTCTGTCACGGTCCGAATGGCGAAGGAGATCGTACCCAAGGCGCTCCCAATCTGCGGGACGCCATCTGGCTCTATGGCAGTGATCGCGAGGCAATAACCGATTCCGTGGCCAACAGCCGCTTCGGCGTGATGCCGCGCTGGGGCCATCGATTGGACCCGGTAACGATCCGCATGTTGACCGCCTATGTCTGGTCGCGTGGCGGCGGTGAAGTGGCTCAGGTCGAAACCGAGGCCGAAGGCGAGGACGCTGCCGACCCAGCAGGCGAGGAAATCGCCCAGGTCGAGAGCGATGAGCGCGGCTGA
- a CDS encoding OmpW family protein: MRALTLLPLIALAAAPSAAYAEAGDVLLRVRAVVVSPTESSGSILPAFPGEEVEVTDSFAPEVDITYMATDHIGFELIAATTKHDFSGTSGTTGGIGQLGSTWVLPPTLTAQYHFAPESSVRPYIGAGINYTAFYSEDATSALEAAVGPTSVSLSDSWGWALQAGVDIDLNEDIFLNFDVKYIDIDTTATLVTGGAGTQSVDIDLDPLVFGIGIGFRL; encoded by the coding sequence ATGCGTGCGCTTACCCTCCTACCTCTGATCGCTCTCGCAGCTGCGCCAAGCGCTGCCTATGCCGAAGCTGGAGACGTTCTCCTGCGGGTCAGAGCTGTTGTCGTCTCACCGACCGAAAGTTCCGGATCGATTCTGCCGGCCTTTCCGGGTGAAGAAGTCGAAGTGACTGACAGCTTCGCACCAGAGGTCGACATCACCTATATGGCAACGGATCATATCGGTTTTGAGCTGATTGCCGCTACAACCAAGCATGATTTTTCCGGCACGTCCGGAACCACAGGCGGGATTGGCCAACTGGGTTCAACATGGGTGCTCCCGCCGACCCTGACCGCGCAATATCATTTTGCGCCTGAGAGTTCTGTTCGGCCCTATATTGGCGCCGGTATCAATTATACGGCTTTCTATTCGGAGGATGCGACCTCTGCTCTGGAGGCTGCCGTTGGCCCGACATCGGTGTCGCTGAGCGATAGCTGGGGATGGGCGCTTCAGGCAGGTGTCGACATTGATCTCAACGAGGACATCTTCCTCAACTTCGATGTTAAATATATCGACATTGATACGACCGCGACACTCGTCACCGGGGGCGCAGGCACCCAATCGGTCGATATCGACCTTGATCCGCTGGTCTTCGGAATTGGAATTGGTTTCCGGCTCTAG
- a CDS encoding FixH family protein, which produces MPKRFNGWHMTAILVCFFGVIVIVNFTMASYATRTFGGTVVDNSYVASQRYNDWLAAAREQDSLQWTETVGRDGTGVRIAVEASDGMLEGAIVTAIAEHPLGRSEPITLAFVEREPGIYHSREPVADGRWVLRIEIESGADRKRLLADLS; this is translated from the coding sequence ATGCCAAAGCGGTTCAACGGCTGGCACATGACGGCAATACTGGTTTGTTTTTTCGGTGTGATTGTCATCGTGAATTTCACAATGGCGAGCTACGCCACGCGAACCTTTGGCGGGACGGTGGTCGACAACAGCTATGTCGCGAGCCAGCGATATAATGACTGGCTGGCCGCTGCGCGTGAGCAGGATAGCCTCCAATGGACCGAAACCGTGGGCCGGGATGGAACGGGTGTTCGGATAGCGGTCGAAGCCTCAGATGGCATGCTCGAAGGCGCCATTGTGACCGCAATCGCCGAACATCCGCTTGGCCGGTCCGAACCGATCACGCTGGCGTTCGTAGAACGCGAACCAGGCATCTATCACAGTCGCGAACCGGTGGCCGATGGGCGCTGGGTGCTGCGGATTGAGATTGAGAGCGGTGCGGATCGCAAGCGTTTGCTGGCGGATCTTTCATGA
- the ccoS gene encoding cbb3-type cytochrome oxidase assembly protein CcoS yields MTSLAILIPVAIGLGLAGLAAFFWAVSDNQFDDPDGAATRILHDEEDE; encoded by the coding sequence ATGACGAGCCTGGCAATCCTTATTCCGGTGGCAATTGGGCTTGGTCTTGCGGGGCTCGCCGCCTTTTTCTGGGCGGTGTCGGACAATCAGTTCGACGATCCTGACGGCGCAGCGACGCGCATTCTGCATGATGAGGAAGACGAATGA
- a CDS encoding heavy metal translocating P-type ATPase, protein MNAPLKSGTATVAAESRFAVPGMHCSGCIAKIEKGLSAEAGVHAARVNFTSKQVTIAHDETLTEDDLGKVIRSLGFEPTAIADASTADEQAKATKALFRALAVAGFAAMNVMLLSVSVWSGADGATRTLFHWISALIALPAIAYAGRPFYRSAWQALRHGRTNMDVPIAIGVTVTAAISLYETIIGGEHAWFESALMLLFFLLAGRVLDATMRQRVGDGAAALARQSAPGALIVDSDGHSRWVKATEIEPGMVMQLAAGERLAADGVVLDGQSAIDASLLTGESVPQPVAPGATVFAGTLNADVPITVEVTAASDETALADIGRLMEASGQGKSRYVRIADRGSQLYAPLVHALALLSFVGWMIAGADWHQALLIGVAVLIITCPCALGLAVPVAQVVATGSLMKRGVLVKHESALERLAEADRVVFDKTGTLTLDRLIVANLEILDPDQKRVAHGLSRISRHPLASALREALEADRVKAAKIVDGAETPGEGVAGTYRGHPVSLTRPEGPQNGPAVSLTIGDRAPTTIEFRDRLRPDAGSTVAALEALGLPGSILSGDSVEAVRPVAAQLHLTAQAGARPDDKCAALERLRRGGNHVLMVGDGLNDGPALASAHVSMAPGSASDVGQNAADLVFLGEGLAPIPFSVRAARRTMAIVRQNFALAIAYNALAVPLAIAGFVTPLVAAVAMSLSSLIVIANSLRLRRVK, encoded by the coding sequence ATGAACGCACCGCTCAAATCCGGCACAGCCACAGTCGCTGCGGAGAGCCGCTTTGCAGTCCCGGGAATGCATTGCTCCGGCTGTATCGCCAAGATTGAGAAGGGTTTGAGCGCCGAAGCCGGTGTGCATGCGGCGCGGGTGAATTTCACGAGCAAGCAAGTGACCATCGCCCATGATGAAACGCTGACCGAGGACGATCTCGGCAAGGTCATCCGGTCGCTCGGTTTCGAACCCACAGCGATCGCCGATGCCAGCACCGCGGATGAGCAGGCCAAGGCCACGAAGGCATTGTTCCGCGCGCTTGCGGTTGCAGGCTTTGCCGCGATGAACGTCATGCTGCTTTCGGTCAGCGTCTGGTCGGGCGCGGACGGCGCAACGCGGACGCTGTTCCATTGGATTTCGGCGCTGATCGCTCTGCCCGCAATCGCCTATGCTGGACGCCCATTTTATCGGTCAGCCTGGCAGGCCCTGCGCCATGGACGGACAAACATGGATGTGCCGATCGCGATCGGCGTGACGGTTACTGCCGCGATCAGCCTCTACGAGACGATTATTGGTGGGGAGCATGCCTGGTTTGAAAGCGCACTCATGTTGCTCTTCTTCCTGCTGGCCGGACGGGTGCTCGATGCGACCATGCGTCAGCGGGTGGGCGATGGCGCTGCCGCGCTTGCACGCCAATCCGCGCCGGGTGCGCTGATAGTCGATAGCGATGGGCATAGCCGATGGGTCAAGGCCACGGAGATTGAGCCTGGCATGGTCATGCAGCTCGCAGCCGGGGAACGGCTTGCCGCCGATGGTGTGGTTCTTGACGGTCAGAGCGCCATCGACGCATCGCTTCTAACCGGCGAGAGCGTGCCGCAACCTGTTGCTCCGGGCGCAACAGTATTCGCTGGAACGCTCAATGCGGACGTGCCGATTACGGTCGAAGTGACGGCTGCATCGGATGAGACAGCCTTGGCCGATATTGGGCGACTCATGGAAGCGTCGGGCCAAGGCAAGTCGCGTTATGTGCGGATCGCCGATCGAGGTTCGCAACTATACGCGCCCTTGGTCCATGCGCTGGCCTTGCTGAGTTTTGTCGGCTGGATGATCGCCGGCGCCGATTGGCATCAGGCGTTGCTGATTGGCGTGGCGGTACTCATCATCACCTGTCCCTGTGCATTGGGGCTGGCGGTTCCAGTGGCCCAGGTCGTGGCGACTGGATCGCTGATGAAACGCGGCGTGCTGGTCAAACATGAATCGGCACTCGAGCGGCTCGCGGAAGCCGATCGGGTCGTGTTCGACAAAACGGGCACGCTGACGCTCGATCGGTTGATAGTCGCCAATCTTGAAATATTAGATCCGGACCAGAAGCGGGTCGCACATGGCCTATCGCGGATCTCCCGGCATCCCTTGGCCAGCGCGTTACGCGAAGCGCTTGAGGCGGACCGAGTGAAGGCCGCGAAGATTGTCGATGGCGCGGAGACGCCGGGAGAAGGCGTGGCCGGCACTTATCGGGGCCATCCGGTTTCTCTGACACGACCGGAAGGACCCCAGAATGGTCCAGCCGTCTCGCTGACCATTGGCGATCGCGCGCCGACTACAATTGAGTTTCGCGACCGGCTCCGCCCCGATGCGGGTTCTACGGTTGCGGCGCTTGAGGCATTGGGATTGCCCGGATCCATATTGTCCGGAGATTCCGTCGAAGCTGTGAGACCGGTGGCCGCTCAATTGCACCTCACGGCGCAGGCTGGTGCGCGACCGGATGACAAATGCGCCGCGCTCGAACGTTTGCGCCGGGGCGGCAATCATGTGCTGATGGTCGGCGATGGGCTGAACGATGGGCCCGCGCTCGCAAGCGCGCATGTGTCGATGGCTCCGGGTTCGGCCAGCGATGTCGGTCAGAATGCGGCCGACCTGGTGTTTCTCGGTGAAGGCCTTGCTCCGATCCCCTTTTCCGTGCGCGCTGCCCGTCGCACGATGGCAATTGTCCGCCAAAATTTCGCACTTGCGATTGCCTATAATGCGCTGGCTGTCCCGCTCGCGATCGCCGGATTTGTTACTCCGCTTGTCGCAGCCGTCGCAATGTCGCTTTCCTCGCTTATCGTAATTGCCAATTCCCTGCGGTTGAGGCGCGTAAAATGA